The genomic DNA TCGACAACCAGGAGCCATTACACTTCTGATTGTAAGTCATCCTTGTACAAAAGCCAAATAGCTCAGTCGAGGCGGAATCCGGTTTGTAACAACCAAAATCAATTTAGAACGCAAAAAAGCCGGAGACCCTCTGTATTTGCACCAGATGGTTCCGGTTTTTGGCTTTGCTGCTCGGGCTTACTGCTGGATGTTTTGTTGTAAAAATGTCAAAATGGCATGTGCCAATTGTTCCGGCGCTTCGAACAGGCTCATATGACCAACTTTAGATATTGTGACCTGAGTGACCCCGGCCCGATCTGTCGTAAACGTCCGGGCGGGAGGAACCGCCTGATCCTGCTCACCCGCCACTAACAGAGTTGGCAAGGTGGAGGCTGACAGAACGTCGCGGCGGTCAGAACGCTCACGCATAGCCAAAGATGTGCCTACGGCTCCTTGCGGCGGCGTTTTATAACCGATTTCTTTGACCTTGAGTACCTGATCCGATAAGGACTCTACATGTTCTGGAGCAAATAGTCCGGGGACGAGTCCATCTACAAATGTGGTAATTCCCTCTGTTTGAATAGCGGATACGGCCTTGTTCCGTTTTTCCTTTCCTTCCTCCGTATCCGCATAGGCGGTGGAGTGAATCAGCCCGAAGGCTGTAAGCCGCTCGGGATGGCGCTGTACCGCAGAAAGCGTCAAATAGCCCCCGAGGGAATGACCGAACCAGGCAGCCTGTGGGATGTCCAGTTGCTCTTGAAGCTTAAGCACATCGTTTGCCATTTGATCAATCGTGTAGGCTCCAAGCGGAGCATCGCTACGTCCATGACCACGCAAGTCTGGAACAATGCAGCGATAGCTTTGGGACAGCAATGGAACAACCTCATCCCAATAGGAAGAGCTTCCACAAAATCCGTGTAACAGGATGATGGGCTCTCCTTTTCCCTGTTCGGCATAGCAGATCGTCGTTCCTTCACATAGTACCTTTTCCATGTGGAACCCTTCCTTCTCTGTATATAATCTATTGGAGCGAATATATTATGATTAGAACATGCTGATGTATATTATTAAGCAGACCATCAATATCTGAAACGGTAGCCCTCTGGAAATTCTTGCGAATCTGCTCTTAAACCAAACCCACAAGATGCAGCATGGGCGATGTGTGCAGCCATCGTCATGACGAGATGTAGTGATGTCATTTGCAATGTCCAGTAGGGTTTGGGACTACGCTCATTCACAATAGCTGCGACGCTGTAATCTCCGACAGACGGCAGCGCCAGTCCGACCGAACGCGCCGGAGTTAACGGCTCACGGGCAACCAGAAACATCCCCGCCGATCCTTGCTGCCCCAGACAAGCGTCTATGGCAATCACATGATGGTCTTGGGGAATACGCTCCAAATACGAAACCAGATGATCCGCGTCGCACGGCTCAGTCATTGTGCCGATCACGTGCGGAAAGCCCTGTCCCATAAGCATGGTGCCGACCAGCGGTCCCAGTGAATCGCCTGACGAACGATCCGTGCCGATACAAACAAAGGTCAGCTTATTCATCTCATGCTGAGAATGAATTTCCCGAAAAAACGGTACGAGCCCTTCGCGATCTGTTTTTTCCGCATTACTGTCTATAGGAGAGCGCCCAGATACGGAAGCCCGATTATACAAAGACACCTTCGTCCATCCTCCTTGATCCGGCCATTGACCGATAATCTGACTTTCAGTACATTCTACAATAAAAACATGATACAATACAGGCAACTTCCCCTGATATGAAAGGATGGAACATTAACGATGGATTTGTCTGTACCGTCTCATGCCAACATTGAACATATGATTGAAGGCATCAAAACCAAGCTTCGTATGGCGAGTGGCGCTGCTATGCAGTCCTCCGCTTTCTCTCTGGAGCAATACGAGGATCTCCGTGATGTCTATGATATGGTGATAAACAAGCCTAATCTGAGTATTTCAGAAGTCGAGGCCATCGTCTCCGAGCTGGGAAGATTACGTAATCCCTCCTAATCAGAAGACAGATGCACGCCGTTTATCATACTTGCAGCCTATCATCTTGGGTGACACTGTTCATAGTAGCGGCCTGTGCCCGTAAATAAAGCTCGTATCTCCGTTCGCATCAACAGACGCGCAACGGGATAGGAGCTTTATTTTTTATCATTCTCTTCTGGATTTCTTCGCGGATGTCTTTCCTCCTTCCTTGCGTACTTGGCGCGCTTTTGATTCTCCCGATTGGGCTAAGCCGTATCTATCTGGGGGTTCACTGTCCAACCGACATCGTGGGCGGTTATATTGCCTGAATCATTTGGCTCGTGTTAACCGTTCCTGTTATCTATAGGCGACCACGGCTGCGGGGTCCTCTGCCTATTTCTGCCCCCTCCCGTAAGCGGTTCGAGGCGCTTTCTTGTTTCACACGGAGTCACGGCGTTTATATACGAAGTAAGCGAGACAATGCAGCACTCTAAACTCACCACTCACAAAAAGCGTTATGATTCTGTTAAACAGACGTTTCTGCTAAACTAAAGGATAAAGGAGGCGATCCTTGTGTGGGGAATAGTATTAAGTATTGTAATGGCTATTATTATCGGATTGATTGGCGACGCGCTCGCTGGCCATGAAATGCCCGGTGGCATTGCAGGCTCTATGATCGCCGGATTTGTAGGAGCTTGGCTCGGTGTCACGCTGTTGGGAAACTGGGGTCCGGTCATCGGTGATTTTGCAGTCATTCCCGCCATACTCGGAACCGCATTATTTGTGTTCCTGCTCGGACTTGTGTCCAGGCTTTTAAGAAGGGCTACCTAACATTTATATATTTTTTTATTCTATACGAGGAGTGATATGACATGAGTAACATTGATAATCAAAATACAGTAGGTAATACTTCAAGCTTTGCAAAAGGTTTATTTATCGGAGGTTTGATTGGTGCTGCGGCAGCCCTGCTGTTCGCTCCTAAACCGGGTCGAGATTTGCGCAGCGATTTGTCTGATAAAATTACAGTGGTTGCCGATAAAACAAAAGACGTTGCATCTGTAGTCAGCAACAAAGCAACGGATCTGGCTAAAACGGTTTCCACTAAAACAGGAGATGTAGCTAAAACCGCATCCGGTAGCAAAGACATTATTTTATCCAGCGTAGCCAGAGCCTCTGCCGATGTTGCTGATGAAGCAGTCAAGGCTGATCAAGAAATTAAGGATGCAGCGGCCCAAGCTGCCAAGGAAACGCAAAAACAATTAAACACTACTTCCTAATGACAGGAAATTCTGTGTACAACAAGAATAGACCTTAAAACACTGAACAGCCAGCATGCACGAAGCTGGCTGTTTTTTAGATGACAGAAAGGCAGGGATGACGGATGAGCAAGCCCAGCTCGTATGGAGATGACCTTAGCGTAAACAACAAACGGACCTTTCATCCCCCGCAGGATCAAGATCAAACCAGG from Paenibacillus sp. FSL R10-2782 includes the following:
- a CDS encoding YtxH domain-containing protein; amino-acid sequence: MSNIDNQNTVGNTSSFAKGLFIGGLIGAAAALLFAPKPGRDLRSDLSDKITVVADKTKDVASVVSNKATDLAKTVSTKTGDVAKTASGSKDIILSSVARASADVADEAVKADQEIKDAAAQAAKETQKQLNTTS
- a CDS encoding alpha/beta hydrolase is translated as MEKVLCEGTTICYAEQGKGEPIILLHGFCGSSSYWDEVVPLLSQSYRCIVPDLRGHGRSDAPLGAYTIDQMANDVLKLQEQLDIPQAAWFGHSLGGYLTLSAVQRHPERLTAFGLIHSTAYADTEEGKEKRNKAVSAIQTEGITTFVDGLVPGLFAPEHVESLSDQVLKVKEIGYKTPPQGAVGTSLAMRERSDRRDVLSASTLPTLLVAGEQDQAVPPARTFTTDRAGVTQVTISKVGHMSLFEAPEQLAHAILTFLQQNIQQ
- a CDS encoding phosphatase PAP2 family protein, yielding MGALFFIILFWISSRMSFLLPCVLGALLILPIGLSRIYLGVHCPTDIVGGYIA
- a CDS encoding GlsB/YeaQ/YmgE family stress response membrane protein, whose product is MWGIVLSIVMAIIIGLIGDALAGHEMPGGIAGSMIAGFVGAWLGVTLLGNWGPVIGDFAVIPAILGTALFVFLLGLVSRLLRRAT
- the yyaC gene encoding spore protease YyaC, translated to MSLYNRASVSGRSPIDSNAEKTDREGLVPFFREIHSQHEMNKLTFVCIGTDRSSGDSLGPLVGTMLMGQGFPHVIGTMTEPCDADHLVSYLERIPQDHHVIAIDACLGQQGSAGMFLVAREPLTPARSVGLALPSVGDYSVAAIVNERSPKPYWTLQMTSLHLVMTMAAHIAHAASCGFGLRADSQEFPEGYRFRY
- a CDS encoding DUF1128 domain-containing protein; protein product: MDLSVPSHANIEHMIEGIKTKLRMASGAAMQSSAFSLEQYEDLRDVYDMVINKPNLSISEVEAIVSELGRLRNPS